The following are encoded together in the Gilvimarinus sp. DA14 genome:
- a CDS encoding TonB-dependent receptor, with product MVYRQNTNKVVSFKKSLLAMCVVAIGSPTVAQEASDEMLLEEIVVSGTRQNLQNAQDIKRDADTFVDAISAEDIGSLPDRSVLEAMQRMPGVSIERFAAPEDPDHFGVEGSGAVIRGMSATRSEFNGRDSFTANSGRGLNFQDVPPELMSGVDLYKNQTADMIEGGIGGTVSLKTRKPFDQDGQMIAFTGDVSYGDMAEEASPTVSGLYSNRWDTESAGEFGFLINASYSELIGESNGIQSDAFVKYNADTLGAPSSVADENNQVWMTNGSNFFTKEDDRVRKGLATSFQWASPNDEWEATAEFIRSDARLSWKENAIKYQGGYGDENDDGSVSETRRARPYPGTEFGWDDMGIFQEGYIVDGGGWRGGEGRVPRGWAGEGDAPDDYVTQNDYFGQKYQADTRFKDTHTIVDDLSFNIKWMPSDSWEFEGDFQWVEATTEDDDLQIANGFYALQQFAIQGDGDKPWLNVIEPWDGRRDANPDYYRVNSEYYPELGEEDQPLFPGFSNDPQGDANYFQDPDSYWWRSAMDHYERSEGESKAVRFDATHYFDDTHLLRSVKAGVRFADRNQVVRTTPYNWGSIGAEWAPNGGEGAMWLSETEELSDAYEYIDWSDFHRGGVANIPGDGFLFPKEEFLKDVIDGRTVPQNNPGAEGIWEPANLRPEAQNGTYFSEAEIYDTTETNKAAYVRLDFGSDDFALRFSGNIGLRYVELERDALGSIQYPDMIGQAYPAGAPTDLSDSGAIRKWAEEEVGPFDPGLFPSEQDWLDQVNQLMAYSRDANNWLSETEQGFGNDADQLQEDSASWDGVLPSFNLKLELTDDLIGRFAVAKAIAMPDMSEVRNQAVLGARQLTVTRETDTSEIVEPGPVDDGVNILSVEDVVWTGSGGNPALQPMESIQYDASLEWYFAPVGSLTTSIFYKDLSNFFIEGAVPRTFTNPTTGVSQTVDFTTTRNGEEGKMQGIEIAYQQFYDMLPEPFDGFGIQANYTFIDSEGVPNFTSDADATTEDDLDDSGPDTPQPGLETVDLSLLEGLPLRGQSEHTANLVLMYEKHDWSARLAYNWRSKYLVTTRDVISGQPIWNDDAGFLDGSVQYTMNDYVTLGLQATNLLDTQTKTLMTLDENGRETGRSWFINDRRLALTLKVVY from the coding sequence ATGGTTTATCGCCAAAACACGAATAAAGTAGTTTCATTCAAAAAATCCTTGCTTGCCATGTGTGTTGTGGCAATTGGTTCGCCCACCGTTGCACAAGAAGCCTCTGACGAAATGCTGTTAGAAGAAATTGTGGTCAGCGGAACGCGTCAGAACCTGCAAAACGCGCAGGATATTAAGCGCGATGCAGATACCTTCGTAGACGCTATTTCTGCGGAAGATATTGGCTCATTACCCGATCGCAGTGTGCTTGAAGCAATGCAACGCATGCCGGGTGTATCGATCGAGCGCTTTGCTGCGCCTGAGGATCCCGATCACTTCGGGGTTGAAGGTAGTGGCGCCGTTATCCGGGGTATGAGCGCAACGCGAAGTGAATTTAACGGTCGCGATTCTTTTACTGCCAACTCGGGTCGTGGTCTTAACTTTCAGGATGTTCCGCCCGAGCTGATGTCCGGTGTGGATCTATACAAAAACCAAACTGCCGATATGATTGAAGGTGGTATTGGCGGTACGGTCAGTCTTAAAACTCGTAAGCCGTTTGATCAGGATGGGCAAATGATCGCCTTTACCGGCGATGTTTCCTACGGCGATATGGCCGAAGAGGCTTCACCTACTGTGTCGGGTTTGTACAGTAACCGCTGGGATACCGAGTCCGCCGGTGAGTTTGGGTTTTTGATTAATGCCTCTTACTCGGAATTGATCGGCGAATCTAACGGTATCCAGAGTGACGCCTTTGTTAAATACAACGCCGACACTTTGGGTGCACCTTCCAGTGTTGCCGATGAAAACAACCAGGTGTGGATGACCAACGGCTCAAACTTCTTCACCAAAGAAGACGATCGTGTGCGTAAAGGTTTAGCCACATCCTTCCAGTGGGCCAGCCCTAACGATGAGTGGGAAGCGACCGCTGAGTTTATTCGCTCCGATGCGCGTTTAAGCTGGAAAGAGAACGCCATTAAATATCAAGGTGGTTACGGCGACGAAAATGATGATGGTTCGGTGAGCGAAACCCGTCGCGCTCGTCCCTATCCTGGTACCGAGTTTGGCTGGGATGATATGGGTATCTTCCAGGAGGGTTACATTGTTGACGGCGGTGGCTGGCGCGGCGGTGAAGGTCGCGTGCCTCGCGGCTGGGCTGGCGAAGGTGATGCTCCCGATGATTACGTGACTCAAAACGATTACTTTGGTCAGAAGTATCAAGCAGACACGCGCTTTAAAGATACTCACACCATCGTAGATGACTTGAGCTTTAATATTAAGTGGATGCCCAGCGACTCTTGGGAGTTTGAGGGCGACTTCCAGTGGGTAGAAGCAACCACCGAAGACGACGACCTGCAGATTGCCAACGGCTTCTACGCCTTGCAGCAGTTCGCTATTCAAGGTGACGGAGACAAGCCTTGGCTCAATGTTATCGAGCCCTGGGATGGTCGCCGTGATGCGAACCCTGACTATTACCGGGTTAATTCTGAGTATTACCCTGAGCTAGGTGAAGAAGATCAGCCTCTGTTTCCGGGCTTTTCTAATGACCCGCAAGGCGACGCCAACTACTTTCAGGACCCCGACAGCTACTGGTGGCGCTCGGCCATGGATCACTACGAGCGTTCTGAGGGTGAATCTAAGGCGGTTCGTTTTGATGCGACTCACTACTTTGACGATACGCACCTGCTGCGTTCGGTAAAAGCCGGTGTGCGCTTCGCTGATCGCAATCAGGTTGTGCGTACCACGCCCTACAACTGGGGTAGCATTGGTGCCGAGTGGGCTCCCAACGGTGGTGAAGGCGCCATGTGGCTGTCTGAAACCGAAGAGTTGAGTGATGCTTACGAGTATATCGATTGGTCTGATTTCCACCGCGGTGGCGTGGCCAATATTCCGGGTGATGGATTCCTGTTTCCCAAGGAAGAATTCCTCAAAGACGTCATCGACGGTCGCACAGTACCGCAAAACAACCCGGGCGCCGAAGGTATTTGGGAGCCAGCTAACCTGCGCCCCGAAGCGCAAAACGGCACCTACTTCTCGGAAGCGGAAATTTACGATACTACCGAAACCAACAAAGCCGCCTATGTTCGCTTAGATTTCGGCTCGGACGATTTTGCACTGCGCTTCTCGGGTAACATTGGCCTGCGCTATGTAGAGTTGGAGCGCGACGCTCTGGGTTCTATTCAGTACCCCGACATGATTGGTCAAGCCTATCCCGCCGGGGCCCCTACCGACCTGTCCGATAGCGGCGCTATTCGTAAGTGGGCCGAGGAAGAGGTTGGCCCGTTTGATCCGGGCTTGTTCCCCAGCGAGCAGGATTGGCTGGATCAAGTTAATCAGTTAATGGCCTACTCTCGCGACGCCAATAACTGGTTATCAGAGACCGAGCAGGGCTTTGGTAATGATGCGGATCAGCTACAGGAAGACAGCGCCTCTTGGGATGGAGTGCTCCCCAGTTTTAACTTAAAGCTGGAACTCACCGACGACTTGATTGGTCGCTTTGCTGTGGCTAAAGCCATTGCTATGCCTGACATGTCTGAAGTGCGTAATCAGGCAGTACTGGGCGCACGTCAATTGACGGTAACCCGTGAAACCGACACCAGTGAAATTGTCGAGCCCGGCCCGGTTGATGATGGCGTGAATATTCTATCGGTTGAAGATGTGGTGTGGACCGGTAGTGGTGGTAACCCCGCGCTGCAGCCAATGGAGTCGATTCAGTACGACGCTTCTTTGGAGTGGTACTTTGCTCCGGTGGGCTCGCTGACTACCAGTATCTTTTATAAAGACTTAAGTAATTTCTTTATTGAAGGTGCGGTGCCGCGGACTTTCACCAACCCAACCACAGGGGTTAGCCAGACTGTTGACTTCACCACCACCCGCAACGGTGAAGAAGGTAAGATGCAAGGTATCGAGATCGCCTATCAGCAATTCTACGATATGCTGCCCGAACCTTTCGACGGCTTTGGTATTCAGGCTAACTACACCTTTATTGATTCAGAAGGCGTGCCCAACTTTACCAGTGATGCCGACGCCACTACCGAAGACGATCTCGATGACAGCGGTCCAGATACCCCACAACCGGGCCTGGAAACTGTGGACCTGAGCTTGCTCGAAGGTTTGCCTTTGCGCGGTCAATCGGAACATACCGCTAACCTGGTGCTGATGTACGAGAAGCACGATTGGTCAGCGCGGTTGGCATATAACTGGCGTTCTAAGTATCTGGTAACCACGCGCGATGTTATCAGTGGTCAGCCGATCTGGAACGACGATGCAGGCTTCTTGGATGGCTCTGTTCAATACACAATGAATGACTATGTCACCTTGGGTTTGCAGGCCACTAACCTGCTCGACACTCAGACGAAAACATTGATGACATTGGACGAAAATGGTCGCGAGACTGGCCGTTCGTGGTTTATCAACGACCGTCGCCTTGCTTTGACCTTAAAGGTTGTTTACTAA